The Prochlorococcus marinus XMU1404 DNA segment GATATAGAGTAATAGGTAAAATAAAGTGACTCGGTTATCTCGCCTGCCTCAAGCATCCCTTGTGGCTGCTACCTTCCGATCCTGACCAGGTTTGGGCGTTAAAACCGCGAAAGGCCGAGTCATCGCTATTTTAGCAATTTTTGATTAAAAAAGATACATAAATTTCTTATGTTACCTTCGGACCTCGTTAAGTATAAAGAAAAGTCCCAGAAAATCATTGCACTTACTGCTTGGGACTCTATATCGGGCTCTTTAGCAGAACAAGCTGATGTTGATCTTGTCTTGGTAGGAGATTCCTTAGCAATGGTTTGTTTGGGATACAAATCCACATTACCATTAACTTTAGAAAACATTATTTATCATACTAATGCTGTTTCGAGAGGTTTTACAAAGAAAATTGAAGACCAACCTTTGATAGTTACAGATATGCCTTTTCTTACTTACCAATGTGGAGAGGATAAAGCTGTAGAGTATGCAGGGAAAATTATTCAAAGCACTTACGCAAAAGCTGTAAAGGTAGAAGGGGCTGAACCGGAAATACAAAAAGTTATTTCTAGATTAATAAGAATGGGAATCCCTGTTATGGGTCATATAGGGCTTACACCACAAAGCTACTTAAATCTTGGATTTAAAAAACAAGGAGAAAGTTTAGAGAGCCAAGAAAAGATCATGAAAGAGGCTTCTATTCTTGAAAAATTAGGATGTTTTTCAATAGTTCTTGAACATATTCCTAAGTTGCTTGCTAAAGAAATACAGAATAAATTAAGAATTCCCACGATAGGCATCGGTGCAGGTAAATATTGCGATGGGCAAGTAAGAGTTACTGCAGATTTATTAGGCCTTAATGATGATCAACCACCATTTTGTCAACCGATTATCCAAGGAAAGAAATTACTTGAAGATAAATTAAAAGAATGGGTTAATTCTGAAAGATTTAACTAATAAATACCTTTTTATAGAAAAGGTTATTTCCCCAACAACGTAGTTTTTGTAATAGTTTATAAGGGCATTAATTATCTAGTAAGCGTTTCATTTTTTTTATTTATTATCAAAATATTCTTAAACTGAACTTTTAGTATCTTCAGCATCTTCAAATTCTCTTAGCAAACGGAAAGTTTTGGAAATTAAAGGGAAGATCCATACCAACAAACCCACTACTGTTATCAAAGCGACAAGAAAACCCAAAATTGCTAAGAATCCCCCTGTTACATCTCCTTCGTAGAAGCGATCAAGCCCAATGGGGGCACCCACCCCTAAAAGGAAAAGTCTAGTTAAGGCTTTTTTTTCTTTTTTTCTCAACATTAGGTTCAAACTAATTGCGTCTTATTTTAGAACAACTGTCAATGATTTTATAATTTATAAATT contains these protein-coding regions:
- the panB gene encoding 3-methyl-2-oxobutanoate hydroxymethyltransferase, with product MLPSDLVKYKEKSQKIIALTAWDSISGSLAEQADVDLVLVGDSLAMVCLGYKSTLPLTLENIIYHTNAVSRGFTKKIEDQPLIVTDMPFLTYQCGEDKAVEYAGKIIQSTYAKAVKVEGAEPEIQKVISRLIRMGIPVMGHIGLTPQSYLNLGFKKQGESLESQEKIMKEASILEKLGCFSIVLEHIPKLLAKEIQNKLRIPTIGIGAGKYCDGQVRVTADLLGLNDDQPPFCQPIIQGKKLLEDKLKEWVNSERFN